In Streptomyces sp. NBC_01381, the sequence CGAGCAGATGTACCGCAAGACGGGCGGCATCGCGACGCGCACCCGCATCGTCGGCTTCCTCAACGCCGAGGCGGCGCCGCTGCTGCGCGGCAGCTACACCGACGCGACCGGACGCCAACTGCACCGCTCCACGGGCGGGTTGGTGGCCATCGCGGGCATCTGCGCCTACGACTCGGACGCGCACGGGCTCGCCCAGCGCTACTTCCACCAGGCCCTGCGCCTGGCAAAGGCCAGCGGCGACAGGGGACTTGGCGCCTACGTCATCGCGCTCCTCGTCAACCAGTCCCTTTTCATGCGGGAGTTCCGGCAGGCGGTGGCCTTCGCGGAGGCCGCGCTGCGCGCCGCGGGGCGCGACCTCACCCCGGCGCTCGCATCCGATCTGTACGCCATGCAGGCCAAGGCGTACGCGCATCTGGGTGACGGCAGGAGCGCGCTGTCCTGCATCCGGCGTGCGGAGGCCGCGGCGGACCGGATCCGGCGGGGACGCGAGCCGGCCGAGACCGGCTATGTCCAGCCCGGACTGGTCAACGTACAAGTGGCGGAGGCGCTGCTCAGCCTCGGCGACCTCACGGGAGCACGTGAGCACGCGGCGGCCGCCGTGGACACCCCGGCGCACGACCGGGGCCGGGTCCACCGGCTCGCCATGCTCAGCCAGATCGAACTGCGCCAGGGGAACACCGACGAGGCCGTGGCCACGGCGGTGGAAATGGCAGAACAGGCACGGGGGATGGAGTCCCAGCGGCTGCGCGACCGGCTGCGGGCTGTGCGTGAACATCTCGTACGCAGCGACTGCGCCGGCACGGCCGAGGCGGCCGAACTCATTGACGGGGCACTGCGCGTACCTCTGTGACGTGCACCGCGTACCACTGCTCTGAAACCCCCGCTGCTGCGATATTGCCATCTACTCGGCGGAAGGTGGCAGAACCGTGCAGTGGACGAAACAAAGCGAACAAACTGTGTATGGAAACCGTTGGTTCACCGTCAACCTCGCGGATGTCGAACTGCCGGACGGCCGGCATCTCGACCACTTCCTGATACGGCTGCGGCCGGTCGCCGTGGCCACCGTCGTCAATGAGGCCAACGAGGTGCTGCTCCTTTGGCGGCACCGCTTCATCACCGACAGCTGGGGCTGGGAACTGGCCGCGGGCGTCGTCGAGGACGGCGAGGACATCGCGTACGCGGCGGCCCGCGAGATGGAGGAGGAGACCGGCTGGCGGCCGGGCCCGTTACGGCTCTTGATGAGTGTCGAGCCGTCCAACGGACTCACCGATGCCAGGCACCACATCTACTGGTCGGACGAGTGCACCTACATCGGCCATCCCGAAGACGACTTCGAGTCCGACCGCCGTGAATGGGTCCCACTCAAACTCGTCCCCGACATGGTGGCCCGTGGTGAGGTCCCGGCCGCCAACATGGCGGCGGCGCTCCTGCTCCTGCACCACCTGCGACTTGGCCAGGACGCGCACTAGTGGCCGATGGCCTGCCAGACCGCCACGGCGAGCGCGCCTACCGCCGTGAGGGCGAGAAGGGCGGGCAGCGGCCAGCGAGTGTGCTCGAGTGCGGCGATCCGCACGGTCAGTTCGTCCTGGTTCTTTACGCTCTGTTCGTCGTGTTGGGTGAGCAACGCCAGCTGTCCGTCGACGCGGGCCAGACCCACGTCCAAGCTGCGGCGTAACTCGGCGAGTTCTTGCGGGACCACGCGATGCTCGGGGTCGGCGGTCACGAGTCCGCTCCTTTCTGTAGCTGTCCATCCCCCTGATGCGCACGGAAAGTCAACTCGCCTGGTGGCCAAGGCGGGAGAGTGTGCGAAGGGCATATGCGAGCCCACGGCGCACACGGTGTGTGAACGCCGCGGGCCCGGCACTCTGTCGAGTGCCGGGCCCGCGTGCGGTACGAGATGTCAGGCGTAGGGGTAGAAGCCCGAGCCGGACTTGCGGCCGAGCCGGCCCGCGTCCACCATCCGCTGGAGCAGCGGGGGAGCGGCGTACAGCGGCTCCTTGTACTCGGCGTACATGGAGTCGGCGACCGAGGCGACCGTGTCGAGGCCGATCAGGTCGGCGAGCTTGAGCGGGCCCATCGGGTGGGCGCAGCCCATCTCCATGCCGTTGTCGATGTCCTCGCGGCTGGCGATGCCCGACTCGAACATCCGGATCGCGGAGAGCAGATACGGGATGAGGAGGGCGTTGACCACGAAGCCCGAGCGGTCCTGGGCGCGGATCGCGTGCTTGCCGAGAATCTTCTCGACCATGGCCTGCGCGCGGCTGATCGTCCCCTCGGACGTCGTGAGCGCGGGGATCAGCTCGACGAGCTGCTGCACCGGGGCCGGGTTGAAGAAGTGGATGCCGATGACCTGGTCGGGACGCGAGGTCGCGACGGCCAGCTTCACCAGCGGGATGGAGGAGGTGTTGGAGGCGAGGATCGCGTCCTGCCGGGTCACCACCTGGTCGAGCACCTGGAAGATCTCGGTCTTGACCGCCTCGTTCTCGACGACGGCCTCGATCACCAGATCGCGGTCGGAGAACTCCCCGAGGTCGGTGGTGAAGCTGAGCCGGGCGAGCGTCTCGTCCCGCTCCTCCTCGGTGATCTTGCCGCGTTCGGCGGCCTTGGAGAGGGAGTTGTAGAGCCGGGTGCGGCCGATCTCCAGGGCCTCGCCGGTGGTCTCCGCGACCTTCACATCCAGTCCGGAGCGGGCGCAGACCTCCGCGATCCCGGCGCCCATCTGGCCACAGCCCACTACTCCGACGCGCTCGATGTCGGGCATAGAGTCGGTCACCTCGTGCCTTTCGCTGATCAACGGGCCGGCAGGTCCCCCGTTCGAGTGCGGTGCCTGCCCCGCCGATGAACGTTACTCCCGAACCTCCGGTGCATGACGTGCCGGGTCGGGCATGCTGTCCGGTACAAGCAGCGGTTCTGGCGAATATCGGGCCCAGGGGGCGAGCGGATGAGGCGTATGTCACGCCGTGGATTCACGGTTGCGGCGGCCGCGATGGTGGCGGGGCTCACAGCGGCGGGCGACGCGGCGGCAGTTCCCGGACGCGCTCCGTCACGACGTGAGCTGCGGGGGATGTGGCTGGCGACCGTCGCCAACCGGGACTGGCCCTCGAAGCCGGGCCTCACCGCGGACGAGCAGCGAGCCGAGCTGATGGCGCATCTCGACACGGCCGTGCGGCGCCGCCTCAACGCCGTGATCTTCCAAGTGCGGCCCACCGCCGACGCGTTGTGGCCCTCGCCGTACGAGCCGTGGGCGGAGTACCTCACCGGAGTGCAGGGCAAGGACCCCGGCTGGGACCCGCTGGGCACGGCGGTGCGCGAGGCACACCGCAGGGGGCTCGAACTGCACGCCTGGTTCAACCCCTTCCGCATCGCCAACCACACCGACCCCTCGCGCCTGGTGCCGACGCATCCCGCACGGCTGCACCCGGAGTGGGTCGTGCCGTACGGCGGGAAGCTCTACTACAACCCCGGCCTGCCCGAGGTACGGCGCTTCGTCCAGGACGCGATGCTCGACGCCCTGCGCCACTACGACATCGACGCGGTGCACTGGGACGACTACTTCTACCCGTACCCGGTCGCGGGGCAGGTCTTCGACGACGACGAGGCCTTCGCGCGCTACGGCGGCGGCTTCCCGGACCGGGCCGCCTGGCGCCGGGACAACATCGACCGCCTGGTGCGCGAGATGGGCAAGCGGGTGCACAAGCTGCGCAAGGGCGCGGAGTTCGGGATCAGCCCCTTCGGGGTCTGGCGCAACGCCTCGACCGACCCGCTCGGTTCGGACACCCAGGCGGGCGTGCAGACCTACGACAACCTGCACGCCGACACCCGCGGCTGGGTCAAGAAGGGCTGGATCGACTACGTCTGCCCGCAGCTCTACTGGAACATCGGCTTCACCGTCGCGGACTACGGCAAGCTGCTGCCCTGGTGGGCCGATGTCGTCGAGGACACGGGCGTACGCCTCTATGTGGGCGAGGCCCTGTACAAGGCGGGCGACCCGGCGCAGGCCGCGCCCTGGCAGGACCCGGCCGAGCTGTCCCGCCACCTCACCTACGCCAAGGGGTACCCGCAGGTGCGCGGGCACGTCTACTTCTCGGCGAAGGAGGTGGGCGTCGACAAGATCGGCGCCATGGCGCGGGTCGTCGCCGACCACTATCAGGAGCGCGCCAGGCCGCCACGCTGAACCACGCGGGCGACCCGTGCGCCGGTCTACTGAGCCGGGTCCTGGTGCCGTACGACGGTGTCGGGGCCCGGTGACATCACCGTCTCGTGGCCGTCCTCGAGGCGGACGCGGTACGGCGGGGCGCCGTCCGCGCCAAGCACCTCGACGACCTCCGCGATCCGGTCGTGCTGGCCGACGACCCTGCCGTGCACCACCAGCTTGTCGCCTACGGTTGCGCGCATGTGGAGCGACCTCCTTGTCCCACCCGGCGGTAGCGATCCGTGGCCATCAGTCTACGTCGAGTGGTGGGATCAGGCCCCTATCCGCGGGCCCGTTGGGTGACGGCGATGCACACGAGGACGGCGGCGGCCGTCAGCGGCGCGGCGACGGTGAGGTGTTCGCCGAGCAGGAACACCGACCAGACCAGGGTCAGCAGCGGCTGCGCGAGCTGGAGCTGGCTCGCCTTGGGTACGCCGATCATCGCCATGCCGCGGTACCAGACGACCAGGCCGAGGAACTGCGAGCCGATGGCCGCGTAGAGCAGCCCGGCGGTGCTGTGCCCGGTGAGCTCGAAGGACTCGTACTGGAGGGCGACGGCCGCCCCGGCCACGGCGAGCGGCAGGCACAGCACGAGCGCCCAGCCGACCACCTGCCAGCCCGGCATCTCGCGGGCGAGCCGGCCGCCCTCGGTGTAGCCGGCCGCGCAGATCAGGAGCGAGCCGAAGAGGTAGAGGTCGGCGGTGCTCAGGGCGCCGCCGCTCTGCTGCACGGTGAACGCGATCACCGCGGCCGCGCCCGCGAGGGCCGCCGCCCAGAACATCCGCGAGGGGCGGGCCCCGGTCCGCAGCGCCGAGAACACGGCGGTCGTCAGCGGCAGCAGGCCCACGACCACGGCCGCGTGCGCGGTGGTGGAGGTCTGCAGGGCGAGCGTGGTGAGCAGCGGGAAGCCGACGACGACGCCGGCGACGACGACCGCGAGCCCGGCCCAGTGGCGCCGCGCGGGGAACGGGACCCGCAGGGCGAGCAGCGCGCCGCCCGCGATGACCGCGCTGAGGACGACCCGCAGGGCCACGAACGACCAGGGGCCGAAGCCTTCCAGGCCCCAGGCGGTGGAGGGGAAGGTGAGCGAGAAGGCGGTGACGCCGAGCGCGGCCATGACGGTGCCGGCGCGGCGGGAGCCGTGCGCTGCGGGCTCGGGGCTTGTGACGGTCCCGCTCGTGGTGCTGCTCGCGGCCTCGGCAACTGCTATCCGGCTCGGGCGAGTAGCGCTATCCTGTGCTGTCATGCATGAGAGTAACAGTGTGGCTGAGTTGGCGAAACGGCTGAGGGATGAGCTTGACCGCTACTCTCCGGGTGGAAAGCTGCCGTCGAGCCGGGCTCTGGTCGACCGCTTCAGGGTGAGCCCGGTGACCGTGTCGCGGGCCCTTGCCCAGCTGGCCGCCGAGGGTCTCGTCGTCACCCGGCCCGGGGCCGGTGTGTTCCGCGCCGAGCCGCAGGCCGCCCCCGCGCCGGTGGGGGACACCTCGTGGCAGGAGGTGTCGCTGAGCGCGGACTCGGCCGCGGAGCTGGTGCCGCGCGCGGTGGACGCCTCCGGTGTCCTGGTCACCCTCACGGCGCCGCCGCCCGGGGTCATCGAGTTCAACGGCGGCTATCTGCACCCCTCGCTGCAGCCCGAGCGCGCGATGGCGGCGGCCCTCGCGCGGGCGGGGCGGCGGCCCGGCGCGTGGGGGCGGCCGCCGGTCGACGGGCTTCCCGAGCTGCGGGAGTGGTTCGCGCGGGGCATCGGCGGCGCGATCACGGCCGCCGAGGTGCTGGTCACCGCGGGCGGGCAGAGCGCGCTGACCACGGCGCTGCGGGCGCTCGCACCGCCGGGCGCCCCGGTCCTCGTCGAGTCGCCGACATACCCCGGCATGCTGGCGATCGCCCGCGCGGCGGGCCTGCGTCCGGTCCCCGTGCCGGTCGACACCGACGGCGTACGCCCCCAGCTGCTCGCGGCGGCGTTCAAGGCCACCGGGGCGCGGGTCTTCGTCTGCCAGCCGCTGTTCCAGAACCCCACGGGTACCGTGCTCTCCGCCGGGCGCCGGCCCGAGGTGCTGCGCATAGCCCGTGAGGCCGGGGCCTTCATCGTCGAGGACGACTTCGTGCGCCGCCTGGTCCACGACGACGCGGGGCCGCTGCCGCGACCGCTCCAGTCCGACGACCCCGACGGTGTCGTGGTGCATGTCTGCTCGCTGACCAAGGCGACGTCGCCGAGCTTCCGGGTGAGCGCGCTCGTCGCCCGCGGCCCGGTCCTCGAACGGCTGCGCGCGATCCAGGTCGTCGACCACTTCTTCGTACCGAGACCGCTCCAGGAGGCGGCGCTCGAACTGGTCGGCTCGCCGGCCTGGCCGCGTCACCTGCGCCAGGTGGCGGGCGAGTTGAAGGACCGCAGGGACGCGATGGCGGCGGCCCTGCGCATCGGCCTGCCCGAACTGGCCGTGCCGCACATCCCCGCCGGCGGCTACAGCCTCTGGCTGCGCCTTCCCGACGGCATGAACGAGGCGGCCCTGGTGGGCGCGGCCCTGCGCGCGGGCGTCGCCGTCGCACCCGGCCGCCCCTACTTCGCGGCCGAACCCCCGGCGGGACACCTGCGGTTGAGCTTCGCGGCGCTGGCGGGCGTGGGGGAGATCAAGGAGGGGGTGCGCAGGCTGCGTACGGCATGCGACGAGGTGTGGGGCACCACCGGGTGACGGCCCTTCCGGCAGGCGAAATCCGCTCGACGGCCAGCCGTGGCGGCTGCCAGCCTGCCCCCATGACCGATACGCACCAGGCGCTTCCCGCCGGCTACGAGCTGTCCACCGATCCCGCCCGACTCGACGCCGAGCGCGTCCACCGGTGGCTCTCCACCGACGCGTACTGGGCCCTTGACCGGCCCCGCGAGACGCAGGACCGGGCGATCGCCGGATCGCTCAACTTCGGTGTGTACGAGGAGGTTTCCGGTGATCAGGTCGCCTATGCGCGGATAGTGACCGATCGCGTCACCTTCGCCTGGCTCTGTGATGTGTACGTCGACCGGTCGGTCCGGGGGAAGGGGCTGGGGAGCGCGCTCGTGGCGGGCGTCCGGGACCACTTGGCGCCGTACGGTCTGCGCCGGATCCTGCTGGGTACGGCCGACGCGCACGGGGTGTACGAGAAGGTCGGCTTCAAGGCCCTTGAGGCCCCGGGGAATTGGATGGCGCTGGGGCGGCAGTGAGCGGGCTCGGGGGCGCCCGGGTCATTCGCGTACGCACAGTAAAACCTTGACCTGGGCTGCCGGGCACTCCACGATCACCGCATGCACGTACGCGTCACGCTCATCGCCGCCGCACGCAGCGCCTCGCTGCTCGCGGAGCGCTTCGACGACGACCGGCCGCTCGACCAGGCGGGCTGGCACGAGGTGCAGCTCGCCGCCCCCGCGCTGCTTCCGCTCGCCGCGGCCGAGCTGCGCTACTGCTCGCCCACGTCGCGCAGCCGCGGCACCGGCGACGCCCTGGGCTTCGCGCCGCTGGCCCAGCCCGCCCTGCGGGACTGCGACATGGGGCGGTGGCGCGGTCTGACCCTCGCGGATGTGACGGCGCGCGAGCCGGCCGCGGTCGACGCCTGGCTGCGGGATCCGCGCTCCGCGCCGCACGGCGGCGAGTCGCTCCTGGCCTTCATCTCACGGGTCGGCGGCTGGCTCGACACCCGCCCGGTCGGCGACGGCTCCCGGATCATCGCCGTGGCGGAGCCCGCGGTGGTCAGGGCGGCCCTCGTCTACGCCCTGAAGGCGCCCCCGTCGACGTACTGGAACATCGACGTCCGCCCCCTGTCGACGGTCACCCTGACCGGGCACGGCGGCCGCTGGAACCTGCGGATCGCGGGCCAGGGGGAGAGCGCCGCCGCGGTGTAGCCCGGTCAGTCCCGCCGCCGGGTGTACTCGGTGGTGAGGATCAGGTCCTTGGCCGGGCCCGCGACCCGCCAGCGCGTCCACCAGTGGTCCTCGTCGTACACCTCGAACTCGCCCCGGTAGAGGTCGAGCGCGCACGGATGGTCGGTGCGGTGCCGGCCGGTGCGCAGGTCCAGGCCGTGGAAGGGGCGCCCGTCGGCGAAGCGGACGTCCGCGGTGCCGGGCTCTTCGCCGGGCAGGAAACGCAGGGTGCGCTCGGCGGGGCGTGCGGTGCCCTGCCAGGTGAAGGTGCCCGACTCGTGGTGCACCAGGCCACCGTCGGCCCAGGTGAAGGCCGTCGTCCCTGAGAAGTGCCCCGCCGCGTCCCCCGCCAGGTCCCGCGCCGTCCGCTCCACCTGCCAGGACCCGGCCAGGTACGCCAGCACGTCGCGCACGCCGTACGGCTCGGCTGCTTCATCCGGAAAGGGCATGCCCCGCAGGCTACGCGGGGCCACACCGGGGATGTCTACTTGTCGACGAACGTGAAGCTGCCCTCGTCGTACCGCGTCCCGGCGACCGCGCCCGCAGGCGCCGCCGCGTCGATCGCGGTGAGCTCGTCGGGGGAGAGTTCGAGGGTGGCGGCGGCCAGGTTCTCCGTGAGGTACTTCTCCCGGCGGGTGCCCGGGATCGGCACCACGTCGTCCCCGCGGTGCTGCACCCAGGCCAGGGCGAGCTGCCCGGCGGTGACGCCCTTCTTGGCGGCGAGTTCCTCCAGGGCCTCGACCACGGCCAGGTTCCGCTCCAGGTTCCCGTCGGCGAACCGCGGCTGGCCGCGCCGCATGTCGCCTTCCTGCAGGGCGTCGGTCGAGGTGTAGCGCCCGGTCAGGAAGCCGCGGCCGAGCGGCGAGAAGGGCACGAGCCCGATGCCGAGCTCCCGGCAGACGGGGGCGATCTCCTCCTCCAAGTCCCGGGTCCACAGCGACCACTCGCTCTGCAGCGCGGCGATCGGATGCACGGCGTGCGCCTTCCGGATGGTCCGCGCGCTCGCTTCGGAGAGCCCGAGGTGGCGCACCTTCCCGGCCTCGACGAGCTCGGCCATCGCGCCGACGGTCTCCTCGATCGGCACGCTCCGGTCCACGCGGTGCAGGTAGTACAGGTCGATGTGGTCGACGCCGAGGCGCCGCAGCGACGCGTCACACGCTTCTCGTACGTACGCCGCGTCGCCCCGGATCTGAATCGGCTC encodes:
- a CDS encoding transcriptional regulator, producing the protein MQPNTLLDAILDEAGISHAGLAAHVNQAGKRRDLALRYEHTAVSRWLKGQRPRGQVPDLICEVLAGRLQRPVTLDDIGLGVPGLPAARLGSAASTLSGFVERATALWRSDEQQRPHLLGAPAVTGTPAVMPVWEWENPPEDVDVSRGGRHPVSTADIDMMRAARAHYEQMYRKTGGIATRTRIVGFLNAEAAPLLRGSYTDATGRQLHRSTGGLVAIAGICAYDSDAHGLAQRYFHQALRLAKASGDRGLGAYVIALLVNQSLFMREFRQAVAFAEAALRAAGRDLTPALASDLYAMQAKAYAHLGDGRSALSCIRRAEAAADRIRRGREPAETGYVQPGLVNVQVAEALLSLGDLTGAREHAAAAVDTPAHDRGRVHRLAMLSQIELRQGNTDEAVATAVEMAEQARGMESQRLRDRLRAVREHLVRSDCAGTAEAAELIDGALRVPL
- a CDS encoding NUDIX hydrolase, with product MQWTKQSEQTVYGNRWFTVNLADVELPDGRHLDHFLIRLRPVAVATVVNEANEVLLLWRHRFITDSWGWELAAGVVEDGEDIAYAAAREMEEETGWRPGPLRLLMSVEPSNGLTDARHHIYWSDECTYIGHPEDDFESDRREWVPLKLVPDMVARGEVPAANMAAALLLLHHLRLGQDAH
- a CDS encoding 3-hydroxybutyryl-CoA dehydrogenase: MPDIERVGVVGCGQMGAGIAEVCARSGLDVKVAETTGEALEIGRTRLYNSLSKAAERGKITEEERDETLARLSFTTDLGEFSDRDLVIEAVVENEAVKTEIFQVLDQVVTRQDAILASNTSSIPLVKLAVATSRPDQVIGIHFFNPAPVQQLVELIPALTTSEGTISRAQAMVEKILGKHAIRAQDRSGFVVNALLIPYLLSAIRMFESGIASREDIDNGMEMGCAHPMGPLKLADLIGLDTVASVADSMYAEYKEPLYAAPPLLQRMVDAGRLGRKSGSGFYPYA
- a CDS encoding glycoside hydrolase family 10 protein — its product is MRRMSRRGFTVAAAAMVAGLTAAGDAAAVPGRAPSRRELRGMWLATVANRDWPSKPGLTADEQRAELMAHLDTAVRRRLNAVIFQVRPTADALWPSPYEPWAEYLTGVQGKDPGWDPLGTAVREAHRRGLELHAWFNPFRIANHTDPSRLVPTHPARLHPEWVVPYGGKLYYNPGLPEVRRFVQDAMLDALRHYDIDAVHWDDYFYPYPVAGQVFDDDEAFARYGGGFPDRAAWRRDNIDRLVREMGKRVHKLRKGAEFGISPFGVWRNASTDPLGSDTQAGVQTYDNLHADTRGWVKKGWIDYVCPQLYWNIGFTVADYGKLLPWWADVVEDTGVRLYVGEALYKAGDPAQAAPWQDPAELSRHLTYAKGYPQVRGHVYFSAKEVGVDKIGAMARVVADHYQERARPPR
- a CDS encoding DUF1918 domain-containing protein, with amino-acid sequence MRATVGDKLVVHGRVVGQHDRIAEVVEVLGADGAPPYRVRLEDGHETVMSPGPDTVVRHQDPAQ
- a CDS encoding DMT family transporter, whose protein sequence is MTAQDSATRPSRIAVAEAASSTTSGTVTSPEPAAHGSRRAGTVMAALGVTAFSLTFPSTAWGLEGFGPWSFVALRVVLSAVIAGGALLALRVPFPARRHWAGLAVVVAGVVVGFPLLTTLALQTSTTAHAAVVVGLLPLTTAVFSALRTGARPSRMFWAAALAGAAAVIAFTVQQSGGALSTADLYLFGSLLICAAGYTEGGRLAREMPGWQVVGWALVLCLPLAVAGAAVALQYESFELTGHSTAGLLYAAIGSQFLGLVVWYRGMAMIGVPKASQLQLAQPLLTLVWSVFLLGEHLTVAAPLTAAAVLVCIAVTQRARG
- a CDS encoding PLP-dependent aminotransferase family protein — translated: MHESNSVAELAKRLRDELDRYSPGGKLPSSRALVDRFRVSPVTVSRALAQLAAEGLVVTRPGAGVFRAEPQAAPAPVGDTSWQEVSLSADSAAELVPRAVDASGVLVTLTAPPPGVIEFNGGYLHPSLQPERAMAAALARAGRRPGAWGRPPVDGLPELREWFARGIGGAITAAEVLVTAGGQSALTTALRALAPPGAPVLVESPTYPGMLAIARAAGLRPVPVPVDTDGVRPQLLAAAFKATGARVFVCQPLFQNPTGTVLSAGRRPEVLRIAREAGAFIVEDDFVRRLVHDDAGPLPRPLQSDDPDGVVVHVCSLTKATSPSFRVSALVARGPVLERLRAIQVVDHFFVPRPLQEAALELVGSPAWPRHLRQVAGELKDRRDAMAAALRIGLPELAVPHIPAGGYSLWLRLPDGMNEAALVGAALRAGVAVAPGRPYFAAEPPAGHLRLSFAALAGVGEIKEGVRRLRTACDEVWGTTG
- a CDS encoding GNAT family N-acetyltransferase yields the protein MTDTHQALPAGYELSTDPARLDAERVHRWLSTDAYWALDRPRETQDRAIAGSLNFGVYEEVSGDQVAYARIVTDRVTFAWLCDVYVDRSVRGKGLGSALVAGVRDHLAPYGLRRILLGTADAHGVYEKVGFKALEAPGNWMALGRQ
- a CDS encoding histidine phosphatase family protein; this translates as MHVRVTLIAAARSASLLAERFDDDRPLDQAGWHEVQLAAPALLPLAAAELRYCSPTSRSRGTGDALGFAPLAQPALRDCDMGRWRGLTLADVTAREPAAVDAWLRDPRSAPHGGESLLAFISRVGGWLDTRPVGDGSRIIAVAEPAVVRAALVYALKAPPSTYWNIDVRPLSTVTLTGHGGRWNLRIAGQGESAAAV
- a CDS encoding DUF6314 family protein codes for the protein MPFPDEAAEPYGVRDVLAYLAGSWQVERTARDLAGDAAGHFSGTTAFTWADGGLVHHESGTFTWQGTARPAERTLRFLPGEEPGTADVRFADGRPFHGLDLRTGRHRTDHPCALDLYRGEFEVYDEDHWWTRWRVAGPAKDLILTTEYTRRRD
- a CDS encoding aldo/keto reductase, with the protein product MTTLPTRRLGALTVSAQGLGCMGMSHAYGASDDTQSIATIHRALDLGVTLLDTSDFYGNGHNEELIGRALAGRRDDAVLATKFGFANKLGEPIQIRGDAAYVREACDASLRRLGVDHIDLYYLHRVDRSVPIEETVGAMAELVEAGKVRHLGLSEASARTIRKAHAVHPIAALQSEWSLWTRDLEEEIAPVCRELGIGLVPFSPLGRGFLTGRYTSTDALQEGDMRRGQPRFADGNLERNLAVVEALEELAAKKGVTAGQLALAWVQHRGDDVVPIPGTRREKYLTENLAAATLELSPDELTAIDAAAPAGAVAGTRYDEGSFTFVDK